A stretch of Arachis hypogaea cultivar Tifrunner chromosome 15, arahy.Tifrunner.gnm2.J5K5, whole genome shotgun sequence DNA encodes these proteins:
- the LOC140179334 gene encoding serine/threonine-protein phosphatase 7 long form homolog, whose protein sequence is MRRQQGMRLDDRYIPYLQMAGLYHLARLNDRWFRIDEPLVSAFVERWRPETHTFHMPFGECTITLQDVAYQLGLPVDGHYVSGCLTDFHVYIEGGRPAWQWFHELLGVLPPENQIQKFVVNCTWFQETFGECPDGADEETVRHFARAYIMMLEEMGGYSWGSAALAWLYRCMCRVANRHVMKLAGPLQLLQSWIFWRFPAFRPAGYDAFSWPLASRWSGYNPGISNKGPRVEMARLRIDLLQPRDFIWMPYSSPDVLQVVHPEVLEPRHTMLWRCVTSLIYFTVVEWHQVDRVLPQFGGVQPPPYPTLNIDFLMSKDGRGGDRWFLSHLRHWHAHWETRADHVLRFDVVADPGPSHEFLAWWHQYGKRFLSPEMYLGDPRGIPVPVEATQRGPGRVPDMDRVDDVPDRRRIERRSRVGTRRSQREWRWLDKAMEEGEEAGGGRGRR, encoded by the exons atgcggcggcagcaggggATGCGTCTTGATGATAGGTACATTCCGTACTTGCAAATGGCcggattataccatcttgcgagactgaaCGACAGATGGTTTCGAATAGACGAGCCCCTTGTGAGTGCATTCGTCGAGAGGTGGCGGCctgagacgcacaccttccacatgccgttcggagagtgcaccatCACACTTCAGGACGTCGCGTACCAGCTAGGGTTGCCAGTGGACGGACATTACGTCAGTGGTTGCCTGACAGACTTCCACGTATACATAGAGGGTGGCCGGCCAGCTTGGCAGTGGTTCCATGAGTTGCTCGGTGTTTTACCTCctgaaaaccaaattcaaaagTTCGTAGTGAACTGCACCTGGTTCCAGGAGACTTTTGGAGAGTGCCCCGACGGGGCCGATGAGGAGACAGTTAGGCACTTTGCCCGTGCctacatcatgat gcttgaggagatgggtggCTACAGTTGGGGGTCGGCGGCACTAGCATGGCtataccggtgcatgtgccgagtggccAACAGACATGTCATGAAGTTAGCTGGGCCGTTACAGTTACTTCAGTCTTGGATCTTTTGGCGGTTTCCTGCTTTTAGGCCTGCTGGGTATGATGCGTTTAGCTGGCCCCTTGCCTCGAG GTGGTCAGGTTACAATCCTGGGATTAGCAACAAGGGCCCTCGGGTGGAGATGGCTCGACTGAGGATAGACTTGTTACAGCCTCGAGAT TTTATATGGATGCCCTACAGCTCACCCGACGTCCTCCAGGTTGTCCATCCGGAGGTATTGGAGCCTCGGCATACGATGTTATGGCGGTGTGTGACGTCGCTGATATATTTTACGGTGGTTGAGTGGCATCAGGTTGATAGAGTGTTACCGCAGTTCGGCGGCGTACAGCCTCCCCCATATCCCACCCTGAACATCGACTTCTTGATGTCGAAGGACGGGAGAGGAGGTGACCGTTGGTTCCTGTCCCATTTACGGCATTGGCATGCTCACTGGGAGACACGTGCGGATCACGTGTTACGGTTCGATGTTGTTGCTGACCCGGGGCCCTCACATGAGTTCTTGGCTTGGTGGCATCAGTATGGAAAGAGGTTCTTGTCACCTGAGATGTACTTGGGGGATCCGAGAGGTATTCCTGTTCCGGTTGAGGCGACGCAGAGGGGTCCTGGCCGAGTTCCAGATATGGACCGAGTTGACGACGTTCCTGACAGGCGTCGGATTGAGAGGAGATCTCGAGTTGGGACACGTCGTAGCCAGCGTGAGTGGAGATGGCTGGACAAGGCTATGGAGGAGGGTGAGGAGGCCGGTGGGGGCCGTGGTCGACGATGA